One window of Mesoplasma syrphidae genomic DNA carries:
- a CDS encoding ABC transporter ATP-binding protein → MRKSNKEETAYFEVKNLTKIFKTGVGVKNESFTINKGQIVGFIGDNGAGKTTTIKLIFGEYKKDLGEVFLKGISTEKPEALIKIAFFPDQNNYPHQYKIKDYAYYCASLKGITKQYVDQYFNRFLEALSLEKFHKSRFDELSAGMQKRALLLATLVTDPEMIILDEPTANLDVKSRLEFMEVLRFLAREYDKTIMITSHNIDELNLLIDKVVLVNHGEIIYENDFDKTKENLRDVYMKAIGDKETTINYEKIKAIVKEESENKKNDKTNF, encoded by the coding sequence ATGAGAAAAAGTAATAAAGAAGAAACTGCCTATTTTGAAGTGAAAAACTTAACAAAAATTTTTAAAACAGGTGTTGGGGTAAAAAATGAAAGTTTCACAATTAATAAAGGTCAAATTGTTGGTTTTATTGGTGACAATGGAGCTGGAAAAACTACGACAATTAAACTTATTTTTGGGGAATACAAAAAGGATTTGGGGGAAGTTTTTCTAAAAGGGATTTCTACTGAAAAACCTGAAGCTCTTATTAAAATAGCATTTTTTCCTGATCAAAATAATTATCCGCATCAATATAAAATTAAAGATTATGCTTATTATTGTGCTAGTTTAAAAGGAATCACCAAGCAGTATGTAGATCAATATTTTAATCGATTTTTGGAAGCTTTAAGTTTGGAAAAATTTCATAAAAGTCGATTTGATGAATTGTCTGCAGGAATGCAAAAGCGAGCATTATTATTGGCAACGTTAGTAACAGACCCAGAAATGATTATTTTAGATGAGCCAACAGCTAATTTAGATGTCAAATCACGTTTAGAATTCATGGAAGTTTTAAGATTTTTGGCTCGTGAGTATGATAAAACAATTATGATAACAAGCCATAATATTGATGAATTAAACTTATTAATTGATAAGGTGGTATTAGTCAATCATGGCGAAATCATTTATGAAAATGACTTTGATAAAACAAAAGAAAATTTACGTGATGTTTATATGAAAGCAATTGGAGATAAAGAAACAACTATTAATTATGAGAAAATTAAGGCTATTGTAAAAGAAGAAAGCGAGAATAAGAAAAATGATAAAACAAATTTCTAG
- a CDS encoding ABC transporter permease, with protein sequence MIKQISSFDRSTKFPIFKRLTFGFLKSKTWIIMTTLCFLAILMINIGSAFIFVKEGNPSKTAAVFIPIAIMIFYLTYFEIHSISSSFAKEIRNGVMNLEIRSGISKSKLFYERILVNKMFSLSAIGIFIFLFFLIHIVSPYEASKLIALKSTAGLFFVLLFDMFLTAILLLLVTMRSSILMGVFGTILFCLTAITPIMGSVSTLTNKSNIQNLSEISLKYNLISRVNELSYKYGKNSKIEEMLVDISKFENSIEKYIDIQGNDISKDELEDKNFYSFDVSTYKLAQGKGSRYEYNSLNNKYIYDLLSEGLFTEIENKPLKYIPSNSESGYDYKEIYPILKPEIKNLATYKLMENLTKIVNLDKEFFSEKNNYGANVIHNSIFVEEDNQNYWNVSKNLNRKNIFKGDFNYNNDYQKISKIANSELRDFLKIVDDFVKSKYLTTNHPFSERNYRDEQIFTFIVNEQVSSSGISGSWGFTVTDFSWAEGMRTSLGQRTIQRAAFKLLELAIQIEDSTYPYRLDSNSEKKLTGKEVQKNLLLKNMTNPFDIIWKQIFNVQTNKTYNLAWDRFSLSSSIGSSNPLYIYDVEGYKEPKTNSEGFAKFSEGRNYSQVILVGKTFNVAASYIIMLFVYLLLGLLGYWMFYRKIIK encoded by the coding sequence ATGATAAAACAAATTTCTAGTTTTGATAGATCAACTAAATTTCCAATTTTTAAACGACTTACATTTGGTTTTTTAAAGTCTAAAACATGAATTATAATGACTACTTTATGTTTTTTGGCGATATTAATGATTAATATAGGATCAGCGTTCATTTTTGTAAAAGAAGGGAACCCAAGTAAAACCGCAGCTGTTTTTATTCCGATAGCAATTATGATTTTTTACTTAACATATTTTGAAATTCATAGTATATCCTCATCATTTGCCAAGGAAATTCGTAATGGAGTAATGAATTTAGAAATACGTAGTGGGATATCTAAGTCCAAACTATTTTATGAAAGAATTTTAGTAAACAAAATGTTTTCGCTTAGTGCAATTGGAATTTTTATTTTCTTATTTTTCTTAATTCATATAGTCTCTCCTTATGAGGCTAGTAAACTAATTGCGCTTAAATCAACAGCAGGATTATTTTTTGTTTTATTGTTTGATATGTTTTTGACTGCCATTTTGTTGTTACTCGTAACTATGAGAAGTTCAATTTTAATGGGTGTCTTTGGAACTATTTTATTTTGCTTAACAGCAATTACCCCAATTATGGGGAGTGTGTCGACATTAACAAATAAAAGTAATATTCAGAATTTATCTGAAATCAGCTTGAAATATAATTTGATTAGTAGAGTTAATGAGCTTAGTTATAAGTATGGGAAAAACTCAAAGATTGAAGAAATGTTAGTTGATATTTCTAAATTTGAAAATTCAATTGAGAAATATATAGATATACAAGGAAATGATATTTCAAAAGATGAACTTGAGGATAAAAATTTTTATAGTTTTGATGTGAGTACATATAAATTGGCGCAAGGAAAAGGAAGCAGATATGAATACAATTCACTAAATAACAAGTATATCTATGATCTTTTAAGTGAGGGTTTATTTACAGAAATTGAGAATAAACCATTAAAATATATTCCAAGTAATTCTGAAAGTGGCTATGATTATAAAGAAATTTATCCAATTTTAAAGCCTGAAATAAAAAACTTGGCAACTTATAAATTAATGGAAAATTTAACTAAAATTGTCAATTTAGATAAAGAGTTTTTTAGCGAAAAAAATAATTATGGAGCAAATGTTATTCATAATTCTATTTTTGTAGAAGAAGATAATCAAAACTACTGAAATGTCTCAAAAAACTTAAATCGAAAAAATATTTTCAAAGGTGATTTTAATTACAATAATGATTATCAAAAAATAAGCAAAATCGCAAACTCTGAGCTTAGAGACTTTTTAAAAATTGTTGATGATTTTGTTAAGTCAAAGTATTTGACAACCAATCATCCTTTTAGTGAAAGAAATTATCGTGATGAGCAAATTTTTACCTTTATTGTCAATGAACAAGTTAGTTCTAGTGGAATTAGTGGAAGTTGAGGCTTTACAGTAACTGATTTTAGTTGGGCAGAGGGAATGAGAACTTCTCTTGGACAACGTACAATTCAAAGAGCTGCTTTTAAGCTATTAGAATTAGCAATTCAAATTGAAGATTCAACATATCCATATCGTTTAGATTCAAATTCTGAAAAAAAACTTACAGGTAAAGAAGTTCAAAAAAATCTATTATTGAAGAATATGACCAATCCGTTTGACATTATATGAAAACAAATATTTAACGTTCAAACTAACAAAACTTATAATCTAGCTTGAGATCGCTTTTCTTTGTCAAGTTCAATTGGTTCAAGTAACCCATTGTATATTTACGATGTTGAAGGATATAAAGAACCTAAAACAAATTCAGAAGGGTTTGCAAAATTTTCTGAGGGACGTAATTATAGTCAAGTGATTTTAGTTGGAAAAACATTTAATGTTGCTGCAAGTTACATTATTATGCTGTTCGTATATTTATTATTGGGACTTTTGGGATACTGAATGTTCTATCGAAAAATTATTAAATAA
- a CDS encoding PTS transporter subunit EIIB — translation MKITKKESPYAKDCSILKESVGGVKNIENINRCSTRIRITLKDTSKVNQNALNNTILFKAFLIKDNTLQLIVKSDIENIFITFIRSLRISFTSLPNTFEVNLLNTNNKSFFKWLTDGIAVIMNPIIPLLITLAIVSTLSNVFNGIDFGGGTLASTSEVAQTVGSMLKTLQSGVNLAFTILIPWSIFKVMKGSQAIGITIGIVLCCKDLMMTDQIMGNGDPIFKWDISFSQIVGSYPWKISYEGQILPIVFMSFIGVYLERFATKKMNYPVIKEMVAIPMITIATFFIAMLIVGPIGLIITYGMNIGIVWATTNSIAKYIFNPAFGLLLPWMVVTGFIQIFVVINMQQFTNFGGTTIMPMFTQLNIAVATSLIALMIINRTNKELRKTGIPSSALAYISGSTEPALFGITLRFMFPVIAASIGATVGILITTFSGVVCTMGNASLLVFLSVTSDPNTLSNLNVETIFGGPYLWMAVAIMVTFLVTFVSTLALSKLKVFKEMNQKVLERDFSVN, via the coding sequence ATGAAGATTACAAAAAAAGAATCTCCCTATGCAAAGGACTGCTCTATTTTAAAAGAATCAGTAGGGGGAGTTAAAAATATTGAAAACATCAATAGATGTTCTACAAGAATTAGAATCACACTTAAGGATACAAGTAAGGTGAATCAGAATGCGTTAAATAATACAATTCTTTTTAAGGCTTTTTTAATAAAAGACAATACACTTCAGCTTATTGTTAAGTCCGATATTGAAAATATTTTTATTACATTTATTAGAAGCTTAAGAATCTCGTTTACAAGTTTACCCAACACGTTTGAAGTAAATTTGCTGAACACCAATAACAAAAGTTTCTTCAAATGGTTAACAGATGGGATTGCTGTTATTATGAATCCGATTATTCCTTTACTGATAACATTAGCAATTGTTTCGACTTTATCTAATGTCTTTAATGGTATTGATTTTGGAGGTGGAACATTGGCTTCAACAAGTGAAGTTGCCCAAACTGTCGGAAGCATGCTAAAAACTTTACAATCAGGCGTTAATTTGGCTTTTACAATTTTGATTCCCTGATCAATTTTTAAAGTAATGAAGGGTAGCCAAGCAATTGGAATCACAATTGGAATTGTTCTTTGTTGTAAAGATTTAATGATGACTGACCAAATCATGGGTAATGGTGATCCAATTTTCAAATGAGACATTTCCTTTAGTCAAATTGTTGGTTCTTATCCTTGAAAAATATCTTATGAGGGACAAATTTTACCCATTGTTTTTATGAGTTTTATTGGTGTTTATTTAGAAAGATTTGCTACAAAGAAAATGAATTATCCAGTTATCAAAGAAATGGTTGCTATTCCAATGATCACTATTGCGACTTTTTTTATTGCAATGTTAATAGTAGGACCAATTGGACTAATAATAACTTACGGGATGAATATTGGAATTGTTTGAGCAACAACAAACAGTATTGCTAAATATATTTTTAATCCAGCATTTGGATTGTTATTGCCCTGAATGGTAGTAACTGGATTTATTCAAATATTTGTTGTAATAAATATGCAACAATTTACAAATTTTGGTGGAACAACAATTATGCCAATGTTCACACAACTGAACATCGCTGTTGCAACAAGTTTAATAGCTTTAATGATTATTAATAGAACTAATAAAGAATTACGTAAAACAGGAATTCCCTCATCAGCATTAGCATATATTAGTGGTTCAACAGAACCAGCATTATTTGGAATAACATTACGTTTTATGTTTCCAGTAATTGCCGCAAGTATTGGAGCAACAGTTGGAATCTTAATTACTACTTTTTCAGGAGTTGTATGTACAATGGGAAATGCATCGTTATTAGTATTCTTATCAGTTACGTCAGATCCAAACACCCTAAGCAACTTGAATGTTGAAACAATTTTTGGAGGACCATATTTATGAATGGCAGTTGCTATTATGGTTACATTTCTAGTCACATTTGTAAGCACGTTAGCATTATCAAAATTGAAAGTATTTAAAGAAATGAATCAAAAAGTTTTAGAAAGAGATTTTTCGGTAAATTAA
- the ychF gene encoding redox-regulated ATPase YchF, whose amino-acid sequence MSFKAGIVGLPNVGKSTLFNAITNSKVEAANYPFATIEPNVGVVEVPDKRLDDLARIFESKKKIATTIEFVDIAGLIAGASKGEGLGNAFLANIRETDAICEVVRCFDNKDITHVEGTVDPVRDIEIINLELMLADEATIKKRLERIAPKVKSGDKAHSFENEVLQKLQVCLAEGQLLNNLELSEEETKVLKGFQLLTSKKFIYVCNVNDDDLQEDNNYVQQVKEFAQKSGSHVVKICAKIEEDLSEATEEEKKEFLADLGASQSGLDSLIQAAYATLGLQTYFTAGPQEARSWQFPKGATAPQCAGIIHTDFEKGFIKADIYHIDDLLDCGTEKAVKESGKMRLEGKQYIMQDGDVCFFKFNN is encoded by the coding sequence ATGTCATTTAAAGCAGGAATAGTTGGTTTGCCCAATGTTGGAAAATCAACATTGTTTAACGCAATTACAAATTCAAAAGTTGAAGCAGCAAATTATCCATTTGCAACAATTGAACCAAACGTTGGTGTAGTCGAAGTTCCCGATAAAAGACTTGATGATTTAGCAAGAATTTTTGAATCTAAAAAGAAAATCGCTACTACAATTGAATTTGTAGATATTGCAGGTTTAATTGCTGGTGCTTCTAAAGGGGAAGGACTTGGAAATGCTTTCTTAGCTAATATTCGTGAAACTGATGCGATTTGTGAAGTTGTAAGATGCTTTGACAACAAAGATATTACTCACGTTGAAGGAACTGTTGACCCAGTTCGTGATATTGAGATTATTAATCTAGAGTTAATGCTTGCAGATGAGGCAACTATTAAAAAACGTCTTGAAAGAATTGCACCAAAAGTTAAAAGCGGTGATAAAGCACACTCGTTTGAAAACGAAGTCTTGCAAAAATTACAGGTGTGTTTAGCTGAAGGGCAACTATTAAACAATTTAGAATTAAGTGAGGAGGAAACAAAAGTTTTAAAAGGTTTCCAACTTTTAACATCAAAAAAATTTATATACGTATGTAATGTCAATGATGATGATCTTCAAGAAGATAATAATTATGTGCAACAAGTTAAGGAGTTTGCTCAAAAATCTGGATCTCATGTAGTCAAAATTTGTGCAAAGATTGAAGAAGATTTATCAGAAGCAACTGAAGAAGAGAAAAAAGAGTTTTTGGCTGATTTGGGTGCTTCACAATCTGGATTAGATTCTTTAATTCAAGCAGCTTATGCAACACTGGGACTACAAACATACTTCACTGCTGGTCCGCAAGAGGCTCGTTCATGACAATTTCCAAAAGGAGCAACAGCTCCACAGTGTGCAGGAATTATTCATACAGATTTTGAAAAAGGATTTATTAAAGCAGATATTTATCATATTGATGATCTTTTAGATTGTGGAACAGAAAAGGCAGTTAAAGAATCAGGTAAAATGCGTCTTGAAGGTAAACAATATATTATGCAAGATGGAGATGTTTGCTTTTTTAAATTTAATAACTAA
- a CDS encoding APC family permease produces the protein MKLKKIKASDKDHKIGVRHGIWMLFSYIAGITFVMHFGVFNGERSENHQVIQLGYHIVWIMAAISITIFITAWAFIRLIKTHPTTTGGGAQYARTALGKYMSVLYSCFSIGVISLLFISMIVTLRTTLSVDNWLKEHVFGSWTNFVLDFGGVIFAVTAGITSYWGVHRFKKVSTFLSYASWTITGLITVIAFVLIFGGRTNTDGNGNPITPIESKLTFSWFQYAFIVFFFSYGGFETFISTGKAIKNRRKNLPIIVMVALGLTSLFFVLFSGLFLFTLISNFTDTPNLEIFKRLDILFKTKQQYFFGFGVTIIIVYMLFNRFNSITQMSYYGSNSVDSLVQQNFLPKKIGVTNANNVSTKGLLISICLSLILAVFFLLIPDSIEGITGSTSFFNFDSVAGAVGFIYISMYSMVILCAITLSLKKKITSKWWEIALWIGTVVFLMVILFYQIYQLINQMIPKENQTNSEYAQALIGALTQILFYCAIVATSLFIRFVIHPKLETQLSPQEVKQQDEFINQYYYASDVIEDDEEEVLTQKRESKAIQKRAV, from the coding sequence ATGAAACTTAAAAAAATAAAAGCATCTGATAAAGACCATAAAATTGGTGTCAGGCATGGAATTTGGATGCTCTTTAGTTATATTGCTGGGATAACGTTCGTTATGCATTTTGGAGTATTTAATGGGGAGAGATCGGAAAACCACCAAGTAATACAACTTGGGTATCATATTGTATGAATTATGGCTGCCATATCAATAACAATTTTCATTACAGCCTGAGCTTTTATCAGATTAATAAAAACTCACCCAACAACTACAGGTGGAGGAGCTCAATATGCTAGAACTGCGCTTGGAAAATATATGAGTGTTTTATATAGCTGTTTTTCAATAGGAGTAATTAGTTTGCTATTTATTTCTATGATCGTTACTTTAAGAACAACATTATCAGTTGATAATTGATTAAAAGAACATGTATTTGGTAGCTGAACAAACTTTGTATTAGACTTTGGTGGTGTAATTTTTGCCGTAACAGCAGGAATCACATCATATTGAGGTGTGCATAGATTTAAAAAAGTATCAACATTTTTATCTTATGCTTCATGAACAATTACAGGATTAATTACAGTGATTGCATTTGTTTTAATTTTTGGGGGCAGAACAAACACAGACGGAAATGGAAATCCAATTACTCCAATCGAATCAAAATTAACCTTTAGTTGATTCCAATATGCGTTTATTGTTTTCTTCTTCAGTTATGGAGGATTTGAAACATTTATTAGTACGGGAAAGGCAATTAAAAATCGCAGAAAAAACTTGCCAATTATTGTAATGGTAGCTTTAGGATTAACATCACTATTTTTCGTATTATTTTCAGGATTATTCTTATTCACTTTGATAAGTAACTTTACTGATACACCAAACTTGGAAATCTTTAAAAGATTAGATATATTATTTAAAACAAAACAACAATACTTTTTTGGATTTGGAGTTACTATTATCATAGTTTACATGTTATTCAATAGATTTAACTCAATTACGCAAATGTCATACTATGGATCAAACAGCGTTGACTCTTTAGTTCAACAAAACTTTTTACCTAAAAAAATTGGAGTTACAAATGCTAATAACGTATCAACAAAAGGGCTACTAATAAGTATTTGCTTAAGCTTAATTTTGGCAGTGTTTTTCTTATTAATACCAGATTCTATTGAAGGCATAACAGGATCAACATCTTTTTTTAACTTTGATTCAGTAGCTGGAGCAGTTGGATTTATTTATATTTCAATGTATTCAATGGTTATTCTTTGTGCAATAACTTTATCACTTAAAAAGAAAATAACTTCAAAGTGATGAGAAATAGCATTATGAATTGGAACAGTAGTTTTCTTAATGGTCATTTTATTTTACCAAATTTATCAATTAATTAATCAAATGATTCCAAAAGAAAATCAAACAAACTCCGAATATGCTCAAGCATTAATTGGAGCATTGACGCAAATTTTATTCTATTGTGCAATAGTGGCCACATCACTATTCATACGTTTTGTAATTCATCCAAAACTTGAAACACAGCTATCACCACAAGAAGTTAAGCAACAAGATGAATTTATTAATCAATATTACTATGCATCTGATGTTATTGAAGATGATGAAGAGGAAGTGCTTACACAAAAACGAGAATCAAAAGCAATTCAAAAACGGGCAGTTTAA
- a CDS encoding amino acid permease, which translates to MRRKSFTKSALVFLVFAIVFSFRNIVNNQSQFGVMTLVLFLIGGIIYAIPITFVSIEFNSIKKLRNNEAGLGGWCIYSLGEKNGFIASWSSYFANVFFFATLAPFAVISVSFVIMGNNGFDILASQLVAKGISENNATRYSTMLLSLFAILLFWFTTYLSKKGPNWIKHVTNIGGMASLFLGLIFVVVGLCISLPIVYKQVSHSWSWEFFNPLNEHFFKGNTWAFMSALPWVFFAYNGIETIAVFQKDLKGDHKAFKVAAILGNVFTIIIMVLCGLTMSLVIDQDLLQKWGMSNSYYRVFPALLNLDPATSVWGQIILRLTALIFAVNTFGALAFWTVGPAKVFYSENPKQATGKWLSKLDHNGIPTNALNFQFITVVVLLVLVGTTTEGKPGEGTSDFLVTITQATTSLAIVPFLYLFVGYIRIRLKDKVEIEMCFIKNKYVAIGFAVMIIAILGMALFFGVIPSPQSWEENWKSSLISLTLSFLGTVVSMAFAYFMWYWNVDRKQKKFSSTTKGKEKSVSTRT; encoded by the coding sequence ATGAGAAGAAAAAGTTTTACAAAATCAGCACTAGTATTTTTAGTGTTTGCAATTGTTTTTAGTTTTCGAAATATCGTTAACAATCAATCCCAATTTGGAGTGATGACTTTGGTTTTATTCTTAATTGGAGGAATAATTTATGCAATTCCCATTACGTTCGTTTCAATCGAGTTTAATAGTATTAAAAAACTTCGTAATAATGAAGCGGGTCTTGGAGGATGATGCATCTATTCTTTAGGAGAAAAAAATGGTTTCATCGCGAGCTGATCATCTTATTTTGCTAACGTGTTCTTTTTTGCAACACTAGCACCATTTGCTGTAATATCAGTATCATTTGTAATTATGGGAAACAATGGATTTGATATTTTAGCAAGTCAATTGGTTGCAAAAGGCATTAGTGAGAATAACGCCACAAGATATTCAACTATGTTATTGTCGCTATTTGCAATTTTACTATTTTGGTTTACAACTTACCTTTCAAAAAAAGGGCCGAATTGAATTAAACATGTAACCAATATTGGCGGAATGGCTTCTTTATTCTTAGGGTTAATATTCGTAGTTGTTGGTTTGTGCATATCATTACCGATTGTTTACAAACAAGTTAGCCATAGTTGAAGTTGAGAATTCTTTAATCCGTTAAATGAACATTTTTTTAAGGGAAATACTTGAGCATTCATGTCAGCACTTCCATGAGTATTTTTTGCTTATAATGGAATTGAAACAATTGCTGTATTCCAAAAAGATTTAAAAGGTGATCATAAAGCATTTAAGGTAGCAGCTATTTTAGGAAATGTTTTTACAATTATAATTATGGTTCTTTGTGGTTTAACAATGAGCCTAGTTATTGATCAAGACTTGTTACAAAAATGGGGAATGTCTAATTCTTACTATAGAGTCTTTCCAGCTCTACTTAATTTAGATCCGGCAACCTCAGTATGAGGACAAATTATCTTAAGACTCACAGCATTAATTTTTGCAGTTAATACTTTTGGAGCTTTAGCATTTTGAACTGTTGGGCCTGCAAAAGTATTCTATTCTGAAAATCCTAAACAAGCAACAGGTAAATGATTATCAAAATTAGATCATAATGGAATTCCTACCAATGCTTTAAACTTTCAATTTATTACCGTTGTAGTTTTACTAGTTCTAGTAGGAACAACAACAGAAGGTAAACCTGGAGAAGGAACTTCTGATTTCTTAGTAACTATTACTCAGGCAACAACATCTTTAGCAATAGTCCCGTTCTTATATTTATTTGTAGGATATATAAGAATTAGGCTAAAAGACAAAGTTGAAATAGAAATGTGTTTTATTAAAAACAAATATGTAGCAATAGGATTCGCAGTCATGATTATAGCTATTTTGGGAATGGCATTATTCTTTGGAGTTATTCCGTCTCCACAAAGCTGAGAAGAAAATTGAAAATCGTCACTAATTTCATTAACACTATCATTCTTAGGAACTGTTGTATCAATGGCGTTCGCATACTTTATGTGATATTGAAATGTCGACAGAAAACAAAAGAAATTTTCTTCCACAACCAAGGGCAAAGAAAAATCTGTAAGCACTCGAACATAA
- a CDS encoding M48 family metallopeptidase, translating into MAEVKKTLTSNGNKINYYIRYGNQKNIIVRVREGLIFVSAPHNSPDWEIEKLIYKNLSKIIKVQTNYEVRSKHDFYGTQPWVKIFDNFVNVTLIDQNIHAKQTSEGIVMKDYHDHELQLNKLYSFLANSYKNWFINRSSQWAVNMNVHFKNLNVRVMNLKWGVCYPIQEKIIFNTKLLHFRSEIIDYVIVHELAHLRHHNHSKDFWRFVEQHLPNYRELQNELNGAGL; encoded by the coding sequence ATGGCTGAAGTTAAAAAAACTTTGACATCCAATGGCAACAAAATTAACTATTATATTCGCTATGGAAATCAAAAAAATATTATTGTAAGAGTTAGAGAGGGATTAATTTTTGTTTCAGCACCACATAACTCTCCTGATTGAGAAATTGAGAAATTAATTTATAAAAATTTATCAAAAATAATTAAAGTTCAAACAAACTATGAGGTTCGTTCAAAACATGATTTTTATGGAACTCAACCATGAGTAAAAATTTTTGATAATTTTGTAAATGTAACATTAATAGATCAAAACATTCATGCAAAGCAAACGTCTGAAGGAATTGTTATGAAGGATTATCATGATCATGAATTACAATTAAACAAGCTTTATTCTTTTTTAGCAAATTCCTACAAAAACTGATTTATTAATCGTTCTTCACAGTGAGCAGTTAACATGAATGTCCACTTTAAAAATTTAAATGTGAGAGTTATGAATCTTAAATGAGGAGTTTGTTACCCTATTCAAGAAAAAATTATTTTTAATACTAAATTACTGCATTTTAGATCAGAAATTATTGACTATGTAATTGTTCATGAATTAGCACATTTGCGCCATCATAATCACTCAAAAGATTTCTGAAGGTTTGTTGAGCAACATTTGCCAAACTATAGAGAATTACAAAATGAGTTAAATGGCGCAGGACTTTAA
- a CDS encoding glycoside hydrolase family 32 protein: MNKISQHELKNIKIANDLVAQDKFYRPLYHVAPPNGLLNDPNGLIYKDGYHHVHYQWSPIQPYHGMKHWYHLKTKDFVNYLDLGVSIIPDHEGEITGAFSGSAFETPKGTKIYYTGNIEDGKGNMIREVQISADLIGDQIVNKRIAVEHDSTLFTPHARDPKIFKYEDQIYMIFGVQCQDDKMGGLALYKTTDYETFTFDRILKPSLKNEDYGYMWECPNLDSLEEKLLFMISSEGWFNFKDDYELNNSRNVVYTAIKNLDLENYKLGETSIMKTMDYGHDFYAPQTYWYNDKLLMIGWLGAVDVQYPTDKYSWHSMLTIPRELSWNNDTLVQKPFNEFKKNILIKTENQKSKSLKIDKAVHLEFELENDLKIELLNSKGENIKINFTDKEIILDRSQQTANPTWNFETIRKACRKFKHQTVEIYVDSSSIEIFADNYQTIFTSRFFVENFDTIVFNKSTEAKVSNLKTINYLK, from the coding sequence ATGAATAAAATTAGTCAGCATGAATTAAAAAATATTAAAATAGCCAATGACTTAGTAGCTCAGGACAAGTTTTATCGTCCCCTATATCATGTTGCTCCACCAAATGGATTATTAAATGACCCGAATGGATTAATTTACAAAGATGGCTATCATCATGTTCATTACCAATGAAGTCCAATTCAACCATATCATGGAATGAAACATTGATATCATTTAAAAACTAAAGACTTTGTTAATTATTTAGACTTAGGAGTATCAATTATTCCTGATCATGAAGGGGAAATCACTGGTGCATTTTCAGGTTCTGCATTTGAAACTCCTAAAGGGACTAAAATTTATTACACTGGTAATATTGAAGATGGCAAAGGAAATATGATTCGAGAAGTTCAAATCAGTGCTGATTTAATTGGCGACCAAATTGTTAATAAGCGAATTGCAGTTGAACATGATTCGACATTGTTTACGCCTCATGCTCGAGATCCAAAAATTTTTAAATATGAAGATCAAATTTATATGATTTTTGGAGTTCAATGTCAAGATGATAAAATGGGAGGCTTAGCCCTTTATAAAACAACTGATTATGAAACATTTACTTTTGATAGAATCTTAAAACCTTCTCTAAAAAATGAAGACTATGGTTACATGTGAGAATGTCCTAATTTAGATTCATTAGAAGAAAAACTACTATTTATGATTTCTTCTGAGGGATGATTTAATTTTAAAGATGATTATGAGCTTAATAACTCACGTAATGTTGTCTATACTGCAATCAAAAATTTAGATTTAGAAAATTATAAATTGGGTGAAACTTCAATTATGAAAACAATGGATTATGGACATGACTTTTACGCACCTCAAACATATTGATATAATGACAAATTATTGATGATTGGATGATTAGGAGCAGTTGATGTTCAATATCCAACAGATAAGTATTCATGACATTCCATGTTAACAATTCCCCGTGAACTTTCATGAAATAATGACACTCTTGTTCAAAAACCGTTCAATGAATTTAAGAAAAATATTTTAATAAAAACTGAAAACCAAAAGTCAAAAAGTTTAAAAATTGACAAGGCAGTTCATTTAGAATTTGAACTAGAGAATGATTTAAAAATCGAATTATTGAATTCAAAAGGTGAAAACATTAAAATTAATTTTACAGATAAGGAAATTATTTTGGATCGCTCACAACAAACAGCCAATCCAACTTGAAATTTTGAGACGATTAGAAAAGCATGCAGAAAATTTAAGCACCAAACTGTTGAAATTTATGTTGATTCTTCATCAATTGAAATTTTTGCAGATAATTATCAAACTATTTTTACTTCAAGATTTTTTGTTGAAAATTTTGACACAATTGTTTTTAACAAGTCAACTGAGGCCAAAGTCTCAAATTTAAAAACAATAAATTATTTAAAATAA